From the Besnoitia besnoiti strain Bb-Ger1 chromosome Unknown contig00031, whole genome shotgun sequence genome, the window ggattagaactcccaatattatctgacctgttatcccggcgtaccttacgaccgttatatgatttagagatagaatgtaatgtggattaatatccacatggtttctacaaagtgtagatataaaatagtgaatggttctgtaaagatcttgcataacatacctttagatttgttagcattatagagcttgtaggcatgtaagtaactaaagaactatagatactttgagtgaagaatacaaggatagctccaacaataacatggctaaaatgtataccagttaagatgaaaagtccattaccaaatgcattatcattaatataaagagatagtcctaagtattccgtacagactaacattaagaaggcgactaccaaagtgaatgtcatgatattcgtacagcttgtatacaaatgttggtttttcgaatatacgctggataccactatacttaatgcacttaacatgatggtcatgaaaagcacaagagaacttggatccggtaaacaaagaccttcaagatctaaaccagtagtccaactcgtagtatatactccccagaaaaaggtagtttatatcaacctaggaatcccattttagtaagtgtaacatggagtctagcttcagttgttatctgattggtattgcatgccctgagtacgtaaggaaaaggaaaggttaaccgctatttaaacacaacagttaccgtagctgtagatgaatgctaaatctagagtatctctcctaagacactgcataacatatgaatgctccttccgccattcgttgactgtgtttaccacgggaattagaacagaataccaagttctttgtctggaggtttgttacgttccgtacagttgtaggtaaaaggtatgttagagacttagactagcgttggagcacattgtttcattcgatagtccacgctcaatcttaccatacatataCTTTTTATTTGatccaggctggtttaataagtcaaagtttagccgggaagttagcgtctaaaatatataaccgataagtctcaacttagatgcacagatggacataattaatccttgtacggttgTACTACTTGACtctcagtttaagttaaggagtcctttgtttacagcttgtaccgttactttcggagataccgttaaattcgatgatcttatgtgtcactcaaatcgaataaacaaagacattatagttctagaatactgaagatgactccggttatgagatacagacaaccaagttctttatgattgcagtacaccaccaccccactggactgcttaagacagctaaaagtgttggatttcaatatcacggtaatcatgtttgcttggaagctggaagacggaatcgttattaagcgccaggtagtcctggacactgaatccatgagcgtgaacattggatgtcaccatggttatagttacggtacatatataaaatctacagtacgatttgagatttgttacgtgacgagcggtgtgtttaagactagtttacatgcgctcattttaatatgtagttatttaacgaagttctattgtgctagcatggtttcgagaaacacaccaaatttccatgagtctattccgggcacacctcgtcttttatcggtgtgctctcaatctaaattcatcttataactttggtttcttagttgcaattaccttgtactccaaataattacaggtatcactttagcgttccgatatacttctgaagcatcttgtgcatttgct encodes:
- a CDS encoding uncharacterized protein (encoded by transcript BESB_051030); this encodes MTIMLSALSIVVSSVYSKNQHLYTSCTNIMTFTLVVAFLMLVCTEYLGLSLYINDNAFGNGLFILTGIHFSHVIVGAILVFFTQSIYSSLVTYMPTSSIMLTNLKVCYARSLQNHSLFYIYTL